The following proteins are co-located in the Pseudoalteromonas sp. N1230-9 genome:
- the lolD gene encoding lipoprotein-releasing ABC transporter ATP-binding protein LolD, with amino-acid sequence MSDLVINCQQLNKVYQDGDNQVEVLKGVELALKQGEMLAIVGSSGSGKSTLLHILGTLDNATNGKVEIKGKQVGKLNRKQQANFRNENLGFIYQFHHLLMEFTAIENVAMPLLIKGLSAIEANEKALMMLDKVGLSHRSEHKPSALSGGERQRVAIARALVTEPALVLADEPTGNLDKQNAIKIYDLIKELNSSLKTSFVVVTHDLELADKLGKIAYLDDGKLAIKESQDVA; translated from the coding sequence ATGAGTGATCTAGTCATCAATTGTCAGCAGCTGAACAAAGTTTATCAAGATGGCGATAACCAAGTTGAAGTATTAAAAGGGGTTGAACTAGCGCTTAAACAGGGTGAAATGTTGGCCATCGTTGGCAGCTCAGGATCGGGTAAAAGTACTTTATTGCACATTTTAGGAACCCTCGATAATGCAACAAACGGCAAAGTCGAAATTAAAGGTAAGCAAGTAGGAAAGCTAAACCGCAAACAACAAGCTAACTTTCGCAACGAAAATCTTGGTTTTATTTACCAATTCCATCATTTGTTAATGGAATTCACTGCGATTGAAAATGTTGCTATGCCATTGCTTATAAAAGGCTTAAGTGCAATTGAAGCGAACGAAAAAGCATTAATGATGCTTGATAAAGTAGGTCTTTCTCATCGCAGTGAACATAAACCTTCAGCGTTATCAGGCGGTGAGCGTCAACGTGTTGCCATTGCAAGGGCCTTAGTTACTGAGCCTGCGTTAGTACTTGCAGACGAACCAACCGGTAATTTAGACAAACAGAATGCAATAAAAATTTATGACTTAATTAAAGAATTAAATAGCAGTCTCAAAACAAGCTTTGTTGTGGTCACGCACGATTTAGAGCTTGCAGATAAGCTGGGAAAAATTGCTTATTTAGATGATGGTAAGCTTGCAATTAAAGAGTCTCAAGATGTTGCTTAG
- a CDS encoding lipoprotein-releasing ABC transporter permease subunit, giving the protein MLLSAFISKRFRAHSGHKDGQNGFVSFIAKASTIGILLGVAVLIVALSVINGFEQQLVHRLLSVVPQVEYVAPNKPINDWQNKVKLLGEQNGVAGAAPFISVSGMAQFKNELKAVEVRGVEADLENQVSALNQFTQGRLVSQLQQEDVILGQQIVNKLGLEIGDPVTLLIPQINQQTSKLLSPKRVSLKLVGIVNMGGPIDETAAYIRLDKAQAVLGFTKNQVTGLRLKVDDVFAAHQTAMRVGQVIPDYVYVSSWFRTQGSLYQDIQMVRTIVYIVVFLIIAVASFNIVSSLVMEVREKQANIAILKTMGAQDSTILATFVMQGFTQALIGVLLGTIIGVMVALNISELFTWLSNLAGDNPLQGVYFVEFLPSKLVWQDIVVTVFVTFILAILATLYPAWQATRIDPAKVLGN; this is encoded by the coding sequence ATGTTGCTTAGTGCCTTTATTTCAAAACGTTTTCGCGCACACAGTGGTCATAAAGATGGTCAAAATGGTTTTGTGAGTTTTATAGCAAAGGCTTCGACCATAGGTATTCTATTAGGTGTTGCTGTTCTTATTGTTGCGCTATCGGTCATTAATGGCTTTGAGCAGCAATTGGTGCACAGATTATTGTCTGTTGTGCCACAAGTTGAATATGTAGCCCCTAATAAACCGATCAATGATTGGCAAAATAAAGTCAAATTACTAGGTGAGCAAAATGGCGTTGCTGGCGCAGCGCCTTTTATCAGTGTAAGTGGTATGGCACAGTTTAAAAATGAACTGAAAGCGGTTGAGGTACGCGGAGTTGAAGCCGATTTAGAGAACCAAGTTTCTGCGCTTAATCAGTTTACTCAGGGCCGTTTAGTAAGCCAACTACAGCAAGAAGATGTCATCTTAGGTCAACAAATCGTCAATAAGCTTGGTCTAGAAATTGGCGACCCCGTTACGTTATTGATCCCACAGATTAATCAACAAACGAGTAAGTTACTCTCACCAAAGCGGGTGAGTTTAAAGCTTGTGGGTATTGTTAATATGGGCGGGCCTATAGATGAAACAGCTGCGTATATAAGATTAGATAAAGCACAAGCTGTGCTGGGTTTTACTAAAAACCAAGTAACAGGGCTTAGGTTAAAAGTGGATGATGTTTTTGCTGCACATCAAACGGCGATGCGGGTCGGGCAAGTTATCCCCGACTATGTGTATGTGTCTAGTTGGTTTAGAACACAAGGCAGTTTGTATCAGGATATTCAAATGGTTCGCACGATTGTTTATATCGTGGTGTTTTTAATTATTGCTGTTGCCAGCTTTAATATTGTTTCATCCTTGGTGATGGAAGTACGCGAGAAACAGGCAAACATTGCTATCTTAAAAACCATGGGTGCACAAGATAGTACAATCTTGGCAACTTTTGTTATGCAAGGCTTTACTCAAGCCCTAATTGGTGTGCTGTTAGGTACTATTATTGGTGTTATGGTGGCACTTAATATAAGTGAGCTGTTTACTTGGTTAAGCAACCTAGCTGGTGATAACCCGTTACAAGGTGTTTATTTTGTTGAGTTTCTACCGAGTAAGTTAGTTTGGCAAGATATTGTTGTTACAGTTTTTGTTACTTTTATTTTGGCTATACTAGCAACACTTTATCCAGCATGGCAGGCAACAAGAATTGACCCTGCAAAGGTGTTAGGTAACTAA
- a CDS encoding DUF4826 family protein, whose translation MEQKQAKPLTEEEQAQAHKQSIMWQRECFQNAQKHLAEKGVIPQTVIEKESRFIAPLVAVWKFKAQNGKSYWVVTGRLPTDHAEASAAKDAREALRFFSMQWQLKADQLMQSGAVDKTKVDFANLLINRAHGLYELFEKDDMWQNEPA comes from the coding sequence ATGGAACAAAAACAAGCTAAGCCACTGACAGAAGAAGAGCAAGCACAAGCACACAAACAAAGTATTATGTGGCAACGAGAATGTTTCCAGAACGCGCAAAAGCATTTAGCTGAAAAAGGTGTGATCCCGCAAACAGTCATTGAAAAAGAAAGCCGCTTTATTGCGCCACTAGTTGCTGTTTGGAAATTCAAAGCTCAAAATGGTAAAAGCTACTGGGTGGTGACGGGCCGTTTACCGACGGACCACGCCGAAGCGAGCGCAGCGAAAGATGCACGTGAAGCTTTACGCTTCTTTTCGATGCAATGGCAGCTTAAAGCAGACCAACTTATGCAATCAGGTGCAGTCGATAAAACAAAAGTTGATTTTGCGAACCTGTTGATAAATCGTGCACACGGTTTGTATGAGTTATTTGAAAAAGATGATATGTGGCAAAACGAGCCTGCATAA
- a CDS encoding GNAT family N-acetyltransferase — protein MGYHIDEVEWSIDKELLQQIRERVFVYELHIPKHVEFDHLDQTAHHVLVTKDGKCPVATGRLCNDGLIGRIAVLPEHRNRSVYKSLLTYLVKMAEKQGCDCVSINCILNEVDRFKRNGFAADGLVFMEAGIPRQRMLCPIKQFDTRPFTLVH, from the coding sequence ATGGGCTATCATATCGATGAAGTTGAATGGAGTATCGACAAGGAACTCTTGCAGCAAATCAGGGAGCGTGTGTTTGTATATGAATTACACATCCCTAAACACGTAGAATTCGATCATCTTGATCAAACAGCGCACCATGTATTGGTTACAAAAGATGGTAAATGCCCTGTCGCTACAGGGCGTTTATGTAATGATGGGCTCATAGGCCGTATTGCTGTCTTGCCTGAGCATCGCAATCGCTCTGTCTATAAATCGCTACTAACCTATTTAGTTAAAATGGCTGAAAAACAAGGGTGCGACTGTGTGAGTATTAATTGCATTTTGAACGAAGTTGACAGGTTTAAACGAAATGGTTTTGCAGCAGATGGCTTAGTATTTATGGAAGCTGGTATTCCAAGACAACGAATGCTTTGCCCCATCAAACAATTTGATACGCGACCATTCACCTTGGTGCATTAA